The following proteins are encoded in a genomic region of Synechococcus sp. ROS8604:
- the mnmA gene encoding tRNA 2-thiouridine(34) synthase MnmA, which translates to MSAEAKMTTLTATPAGAEALERLRQWPGEHRVAVGLSGGVDSSLTAALMVEAGWEVEGLTLWLMSGKGACCAEGLVDAAGICEQLGVPHHVVDSRDTFVREIVQGLVDGYRAGITPLPCSKCNRSVKFGPMLAWAERERHLPRIATGHYARIRLDGDDGRWKLLRGMDSRKDQSYFLYDLPQDVLARVVFPLGELTKADTRLEAARHGLRTADKPESQDLCLADHHGSMRAFLDAYLPPRDGEIVLQDGTVVGQHDGIEHFTIGQRKGLGIAWSEPLHVVKLDAAMNQVVVATRAEAGRTGCEVGAVNWVSIAPPPLGSAMEVEVQVRYRSEPVAAYLTCIEANAADRAGERPHRCKLSFQEPQFSITPGQGAVFYDGEVVLGGGLIDSPI; encoded by the coding sequence ATGTCGGCCGAGGCCAAGATGACCACCCTCACAGCAACCCCAGCCGGTGCCGAGGCCCTAGAGCGATTGCGCCAATGGCCCGGTGAGCATCGTGTGGCCGTCGGCCTTTCGGGTGGTGTAGACAGCTCCCTCACCGCAGCCCTGATGGTGGAGGCCGGCTGGGAGGTGGAGGGCCTCACGCTCTGGCTGATGAGTGGGAAAGGAGCGTGTTGCGCCGAAGGCTTGGTGGATGCTGCCGGAATCTGTGAACAGCTCGGCGTGCCCCACCACGTGGTGGATTCAAGAGATACGTTCGTTCGTGAAATCGTTCAAGGCTTGGTGGATGGCTACCGGGCTGGCATCACACCCCTCCCCTGCTCCAAGTGCAACCGGTCGGTAAAATTCGGGCCGATGCTCGCCTGGGCCGAACGGGAACGCCATCTCCCCAGGATCGCCACTGGCCATTACGCCCGCATCCGTCTGGACGGAGACGACGGTCGCTGGAAGCTGCTGCGAGGCATGGACAGCCGCAAAGACCAGAGTTACTTCCTCTATGACCTCCCCCAGGACGTTTTGGCGCGCGTGGTCTTCCCACTCGGCGAACTCACCAAGGCCGACACCCGTCTTGAGGCTGCCCGCCACGGATTACGCACGGCAGACAAGCCAGAAAGTCAGGACCTCTGCCTGGCCGATCACCACGGCTCCATGCGCGCTTTCCTCGATGCCTACCTTCCCCCAAGGGACGGTGAAATCGTGCTGCAAGACGGAACGGTGGTTGGACAGCACGACGGCATCGAACACTTCACCATCGGCCAGCGCAAAGGATTAGGCATTGCCTGGAGTGAGCCGCTCCACGTGGTGAAGCTCGATGCCGCCATGAACCAGGTTGTCGTCGCCACAAGGGCAGAAGCCGGTCGTACTGGCTGCGAGGTTGGCGCTGTGAATTGGGTCTCGATCGCCCCGCCCCCGCTCGGTTCAGCCATGGAGGTGGAGGTGCAAGTGCGTTACCGCAGCGAACCCGTGGCGGCCTATCTCACCTGCATCGAAGCCAATGCCGCCGATCGGGCCGGAGAGCGCCCTCATCGCTGCAAGCTCAGCTTTCAAGAGCCACAGTTTTCGATCACTCCTGGTCAAGGGGCGGTGTTTTACGACGGCGAGGTCGTGCTGGGCGGAGGCCTGATCGACTCGCCGATCTGA
- a CDS encoding NAD(P)H-hydrate dehydratase produces the protein MVWPPLDAEHWLVSAEQMLALEQEWLGSGLPVAALMEAVGQAMADWCLQRRKRLDQGVLVLVGPGHNGGDGLVVARRLMHAGVEVRLWAPLPIRQALTQEHWRHLEWLGATVLETDPDPEDSALWVEALFGLGPHRPLPEGLALLLGERERVQPLRLISLDVPAGMHSNHGRMQAGGGAVASDTLCVGLVKRGLVQDAALANVGCLHRLDPGVPHQLIDSLAGPVVLRVMAKDLATLPVPKDPPTAMKYQRGRVMLLAGSERYRGAALLAAQGAMASGVGSLKAALPEAVAERIWQWIPELVLSAGLPATASGGLAWGPWLAQADLSRLDALLLGPGIGGLSAPWEAWAEPLLSFEGLLVLDADGLNALSASNKGWRWLCQRAFPTWITPHQSEFERLFPDFSGREPLESAQGAAAESGAVVLLKGAHSVIADPKGVVHQLVDTSVQVARTGLGDLLAGFVLGWGARSRACGEQPRGQALAAAALLHAEASRTTENASDASEIAKTLAALTRRICGN, from the coding sequence TTGGTCTGGCCTCCCCTAGATGCGGAGCACTGGCTTGTCAGTGCCGAACAAATGCTGGCCTTGGAGCAGGAATGGCTGGGCAGTGGTTTGCCCGTTGCTGCCTTGATGGAGGCCGTCGGTCAGGCGATGGCTGATTGGTGTCTTCAGAGGCGGAAGCGTCTGGACCAGGGCGTGTTGGTGTTGGTGGGACCCGGCCACAACGGTGGTGATGGGTTGGTCGTAGCAAGACGTCTGATGCATGCCGGAGTGGAGGTGAGGCTGTGGGCCCCTCTGCCGATTCGGCAAGCGCTCACCCAAGAGCATTGGCGTCATCTCGAGTGGCTTGGGGCAACGGTTCTAGAGACGGATCCGGATCCGGAGGATTCCGCTCTCTGGGTGGAAGCTCTGTTTGGGTTGGGACCACATCGGCCTCTTCCTGAAGGCTTGGCGTTGTTGCTCGGCGAACGCGAGCGTGTTCAGCCCCTTCGGCTTATCAGTCTGGATGTGCCTGCAGGGATGCATTCCAATCACGGACGGATGCAGGCCGGAGGTGGGGCGGTGGCTTCCGACACGTTGTGCGTGGGTCTGGTGAAACGCGGGTTGGTACAGGACGCAGCCCTCGCCAACGTGGGTTGTTTGCATCGCTTGGATCCTGGCGTTCCTCACCAGTTGATCGATTCACTGGCGGGACCTGTTGTCTTGCGGGTGATGGCAAAGGATCTAGCGACCTTGCCGGTTCCTAAAGACCCGCCAACGGCAATGAAATATCAGCGTGGCCGCGTCATGCTGCTCGCCGGCAGCGAGCGCTATCGCGGTGCAGCACTCCTGGCCGCACAAGGGGCCATGGCAAGTGGTGTGGGAAGCCTGAAAGCCGCGTTGCCAGAGGCCGTAGCCGAGCGCATCTGGCAATGGATTCCCGAGTTGGTGCTGTCGGCTGGGTTGCCAGCGACCGCATCGGGAGGATTGGCTTGGGGACCATGGCTGGCTCAGGCAGACCTGTCCCGTTTGGATGCGCTGTTGCTGGGGCCTGGGATTGGAGGGCTCAGCGCGCCGTGGGAGGCCTGGGCAGAGCCCTTGCTGTCCTTCGAAGGACTGCTTGTGCTGGATGCCGATGGGCTCAACGCCTTGTCCGCTTCAAATAAAGGCTGGCGCTGGCTTTGCCAGCGTGCGTTTCCAACCTGGATCACCCCGCATCAGAGTGAATTTGAAAGGCTGTTTCCTGATTTCAGTGGGCGGGAACCGCTGGAGAGCGCCCAAGGGGCTGCAGCAGAGAGCGGAGCCGTTGTGTTGCTCAAGGGTGCTCATTCGGTCATTGCCGATCCGAAGGGTGTGGTGCATCAACTCGTTGATACATCGGTGCAGGTGGCTCGTACGGGCTTGGGAGACCTGTTGGCTGGATTTGTTCTTGGCTGGGGGGCTCGCTCTCGGGCTTGTGGAGAGCAGCCGCGGGGACAAGCTCTTGCCGCCGCGGCTTTGCTGCATGCCGAGGCGTCACGAACCACTGAAAATGCCAGTGATGCCAGTGAGATTGCGAAAACCCTTGCTGCGCTCACCCGGCGGATTTGCGGGAATTAA
- a CDS encoding RNA polymerase sigma factor, RpoD/SigA family translates to MVSSTARTSETQRRRNSDPISWYLATIGRIPLLTAAEEIELGNQVQKFMELTQDGSVSPDSEEFSSKDRRMIRVGQRAKQRMMKANLRLVVSVAKKYQGKGLELLDLIQEGSLGLERAVEKFDPTRGYKFSTYAFWWIRQSMTRAIACQSRTIRLPVHLSERLTTIRKVSLDLAHKLGAMPSRLEISEALDMPVEELDSLLRQALTTSSLDAPVNGEDGRSFLGDLIADSSAEEPLDKVEQRIHHEQLGRWLSHLSEQEQHVLTLRFGLNGNERHTLAQIGRLLDVSRERVRQVELKSLRKLRNLTRRMSPTF, encoded by the coding sequence ATGGTTTCCTCAACAGCTCGGACCTCCGAGACCCAGAGACGCAGAAACAGTGATCCCATTAGTTGGTACTTGGCGACAATTGGCCGAATACCTCTGCTAACGGCGGCTGAAGAAATCGAGCTTGGCAATCAGGTCCAGAAGTTCATGGAGCTGACCCAGGATGGATCTGTCTCTCCCGACAGCGAAGAGTTCAGCTCTAAAGACCGCCGCATGATCCGCGTTGGCCAGCGTGCTAAGCAGCGGATGATGAAGGCCAATCTTCGTCTTGTCGTGAGTGTCGCCAAGAAATATCAAGGCAAAGGCCTTGAGCTTCTCGATCTCATTCAAGAGGGCTCTCTTGGCTTGGAACGGGCGGTTGAAAAGTTTGATCCAACCCGTGGATACAAGTTTTCGACTTACGCCTTTTGGTGGATCCGTCAGAGCATGACTCGGGCGATTGCTTGTCAGTCACGCACCATTCGCCTGCCGGTGCACTTGAGCGAGCGTCTCACCACCATCCGCAAGGTGAGTTTGGATCTTGCTCACAAGCTTGGAGCGATGCCGAGCCGCCTCGAGATTTCAGAAGCCTTGGATATGCCTGTTGAGGAGCTCGACTCCCTGCTGCGCCAGGCTCTCACCACCAGCAGTCTTGATGCTCCTGTGAATGGAGAAGATGGTCGCAGTTTCCTTGGTGATTTAATTGCCGACTCTTCTGCGGAAGAGCCTCTCGACAAGGTTGAACAGCGCATTCACCATGAACAACTTGGCCGCTGGTTGAGTCATCTCAGTGAGCAGGAGCAACATGTACTCACCTTGCGGTTTGGTTTAAACGGCAACGAGCGTCACACCTTGGCTCAAATCGGCCGTTTGCTGGATGTTTCTCGTGAACGCGTCCGTCAGGTGGAATTGAAGTCCCTGCGCAAGCTGCGCAATCTCACCCGTCGGATGTCCCCTACCTTTTGA